In the genome of Nycticebus coucang isolate mNycCou1 chromosome X, mNycCou1.pri, whole genome shotgun sequence, the window gtctcaatatgtcgccctgggtagtgttccatggtgtcacagctcacagcaacctccaactcttgggcttaagcgattctgttgcctcagcctcccaagtagctgggactacaggcgcctgccacaaggcccgggtatatcttggttgcagttgtcattattgcttggCAGacatgggctggattcgaacccgccagctccagggtatgtggctggcaccctagccactgagctacaggcaccgagccagtgcTACCACTTTGTAAAAACAGTTTTGCAGTTTATGAAAAAGTTTAACATATATTTTCCCTGTGATCCAGTAATTTCACCCTTATTAGTTATCtaccaaagagaaatgaaagcctaTGTCCACAAAAAAACTTGCGTACAAATGTTGTTACCAGTACTAGTCACAACAGCCAAAAGTTGGAAACAACCTACATGTCTATCAGCTGGtgagtaaatagaaaaaaaattgtgttacatCCAGAAAGTAGAATACTATTTGGCAAAACAGTAACAAAGTACTGACACAcactacaatatggatgaaccttaaaaatatGCTAAGTAAAGAAGCTACACACAAAAGACCATAAATTACATGAtttaatttacatgaaatgtccaaagTAGGTAAATTTATAGAGATAAAAGACTAGGTTAGTGGTTTTCTGGAGTGGAAATGGGGATTAACTATAAATAGGCATGAGGGATCTTATTAGGGGGggtgaaaatgttctgaaatagaTTTATGGTGATGGCTGCTCTACTGAGTAAAGTTGCTAAAAATCATTTATGCACTTGAAATAGACAAATTATAGAATATGtcaaatatatttcaataaagctgttcaaatacaaagaaaatggtAGGGGAAACTGGGCCAATTGAGCCCCAACTAATCAAAATGTCATGCCCCCAAAAGAATTCCATTCTTCTTATTAGTAGCCCTGTATTACAAAAAGGTACTCAATTATTATtcttatattttgaatttcttcacaaatttgttgaaatttgttttctcttttgtcatATAAGTACCtaaaaaatattctcaattttGCCTTTTGGCCCCCaacacctaaaatatttactatctgactctttacagaaagtttgccaagacctatTTCTACATCATAACAGAATACACATAAACACCTTCAGTCTCTTTCTTGCTTGTATTCTTATCATTACTTAGTTTTGGAATAATGCCCTTCTGGATAGGCCCTATAAAGGACAAACCTTGCATTGCTTCTGCTATTGCACCATTTGGGATTTccataaaaagaaacacaattagCTTAATAGTTTCAGCAAAGCCCCCATGTCATCGTTAAAATCGTGATATTAAAGTGACAACATCACATCCCGGTATCCCTAAGATAACCCGCATCAAGTTGTGATGCCACCAGGTTACCTACTCGCCAAGGTCTCTTAGATATCAAGTAGCTCCCACAGCATCACACGCTGCCTTTGGCATCACCCTGGCACATCACCTTAGTATGGTGTCATATGCTATCGCTTCTGTGGCAGAACCCTACCCTGATGCCACGCCGCTGAGATGTCAGAGTAATTAACCCCTATTTCTTTCCACTCATAGGACAGTGACGAGGAGGGGGAGGGTAGCCACAGACACCGGTTCAAGCTTAAGAGGTAGTACACAGCTCTAACTGTTGTCCCTTCCGCCTGCCACTGCAAGTCAGGGACCCCAGGAGACAGGACCTTTAGAGCCTCCCATAATTCTCTTGCCCTGCCCCCGCACCCGTTTCGTGTGGTCGACTCAATGGCTCAACTGAGACCACCCACCCCGGCTCTCACACAAAGTTCCACTCGAAGCCGCTTCCCGTACCTGACTCCATTCTCCAGCTGTCATCCTGGGCCAATTCCACCGGCAACTTGACTACGGGTGGGCGCAAGGAAACCTGGGACTTGTAGTTCCTAGCTTCTAGGGCCCGAGTCTGTGAGGGCGGAAAAGGCGCCTCCCTGTCCGGAACTACCCTCAAACTTCAACTCCCAGAGGCGCTGCGCgatgggaaaaagaaaagggaaggaggaagctcGGTGATTGGTGGAGTTCTGCCTGCTCTTTTGACTGGCAGCCGGATCCGACGACGTGAGGCGGGCATTGCGCGCGTTCGCGGAGATCCTGGGAAAGCGAAATGGAGGGGTGTGTGTCTAACCTGACGGTCTGCAATCTGGCCTACAGCGGGAAGCTGGAGGAGTTGAAGGAGAGAATCCTGGCCGATAAATCCCTGGCTACTAGAACTGACCAGGTAAAGCAGCTCTAGGGCCTTTCGGTAGCCGGCCGCCTCGACGAAACCCTACGTGGCTTCCCGGGCCTGGCCCAAGGGAAGGTCAATTGTGCTAGGGGCAGATTCCCGCCCCAGCAGTCCCCCGGGTTCACTCTGATTTGGCTGCAGAAGCTACCCCCGCAGACCTCAATTATACGTTCAAATATGTTTTTTGGCCCGGCCTTTAGCTCTCtgaattttggatatttctagAACGTCTGCCGCTTTTCTCAGGAATGCCCAATCCGTGAGGAGGAAGGCTTTTAGTATGGATTTCTTTATCTTTACTAGAAACTCTATTCAGTGAAACACGTGTAACTGAACACCACTTCTGGGCCAGGCAGTTTGTTAGGAGCTGGGGATACGGTTGAGTGAAAGAAGCATACGATAAAGTAATCACAAAAGAAGATGTCAGATTACAAATTCCGTAGTTAATACTCGGACGAAAAGTTTACTTGGGGTTTTCAGAACACGTAATAGGAGGACCTAAAGCCGAATATTACGGTAATTGGGAAAGTTTTTGCAAAGaattgaaggatgagtaggattTCCTTGGggaataaaagccattctgagcAGAGGCAAACAAAAGTGGATGGATGCTGGGAAGTGTTTCTGCTTTCTTGCTCAAAGGATTCATGGTACCCTCAGtaaaccaaaaaatatttatatgttgttttctgtttggggggcactgtgctaagcaccagCGAGACAATATCCTATATTAATTTTGTGTCTTTTGGAAGAGAATTTGAAATCAGGAGACAGATTTCCCTTTTCTGGAACTTTCCCTTATTACTCAACCTGAAAATGGCTTTACTTTTACCTTCATTATGGTctgataatatttaataatttaaattaaaatgtaataattcatGTTAAGATTTAATAATACTCTATATAAGATTTAACCATTCTTCAGCCCAATCAATGAATTATAAAGGGAGGGAGATATTCAAGATCAAGAAATTTAAGAAACATAGCTAGATGCCATTTTTAGCCTTTGTTTCATTCCTTATTTAACCAAACCAACTGCAAAAAGATTTGGAGGACAATTTGAGAAATCTGAATACAGACTGGGCATTAGATTTCATAAAAGTTAGTGTTAATTTTAATAGGTGTGACAATGATCTAATAGTTATATAAGAAAAtacacttatatttttaaaaatgaaatattcaggTGTGAAAAGTCATGATATTTAGGATTTCTTTTTAGAAActtcagcaaggaaaaaaaagatgaagcaaaTATGGcaatatttattgttaaatctagGTGATGGGCATGTGGGATTCAATTATAGTCCCTCCATTTGtatgtgtttgaaattttttgtaatacagttttaaattattaaacattctattattaaattattaaacatttcGTATTAGTGCTGACTGAGAAATATAGCAGTCACTGCAAATAGGGATTTCCTTTGAGAAATATGACCACTAGCTTAttgctttttataaataataattttgttgttcCCTGATTCTGTGTGGTATGTTTTCTAAATGCCTACATAGATTCAACTAGTTTTATGAACATTGCTTCCCTAATAAGATTCATGTGTTCTTTCCAGAACATGGCTTGAAGTCAGTGTGGAGTAGAGATTTCAAAGTCAGATAGGGTTTGTACCCCAACTGCACCATTTACTAGTTGCTTACCCAGACGATTCTTAATTTCCTCAATGCGTGTGAAAATCCCAGCACAGTGCTTGACATAACAAAAGCACATACATAACATAATAGTAAACAGCCAAAGCTCTGTATCTGGCAAAGCATTGAAATCGGTTTCTTGCTTTACAATTTTCATCACTGTATCCTGCCCAGAATTATttagattcatccatgttattcTTCCCATGTTACTAAAACCTTGGTCTGTCTATATTATTAGTAAGTAATATAGTTTAAGGTTACCTACCTGACGATCCAgtgctctccatttcttcttttgaaactATAGGATTGCCAGCACCAaggttattttcttctgcttttttgcCTTAGTTCTATCTCTTCAAGAACGTTTATCTTCTTGATTCTCTTTTTCCCATGTAGGACAACAGAACTGCCTTGCACTGGGCATGCTCAGCCGGGCATACAGAAATTGTTGAATTCTTGTTGCAACTTGGTGTGCCAGTGAATGATAAAGATGATGTGAGTATTCGGCAGAGTTGATAAATTCCCAGTTATCTTTAGACTCCAGACTGGTGTTTACTGAAGACTGAGTATTAAGCtcataaacaaaattataacCTTTACTGCTAAGAAGTAAAGTTCCTGGTGATCAAGAGACTAGTGgttgcattattttaaaatgttcgtTTTGCCACTTTGTGATTTAGCATACACATACAGATCAAGGCTTATTGTGGTGAACCCCAAAAGACTCTAAACTCTTTTATtatgttggaattttttttggtTAACGTTGCCTGGAAAGCGAAGGGGAATATAAAGAGATTTATTGTAGTGGTTTTGGTTTCCTTAGGATTAGACATGTGAGGAATAAGAATGgaaccttttcttttgcttttgtaaagCTCTTTATAAATCTTGCCTAAATGTTAGCATTAATCCCTGTGCCTTTTCTTCCTGGATTTTGTACTGCCCACTTCTTTTATAGGCGGGTTGGTCGCCTCTTCATATTGCTGCTTCTGCTGGCCGGGATGAGATTGTGAGAGCCCTTCTGGGGAAAGGTGCTCAAGTGAATGCTGTCAATCAAAATGGATGTACTCCCCTCCATTACGCAGCTTCCAAAAACAGGCATGAGGTATGGTTCCATCCCTAGGTTACTTCTGTTGAGTTCGAAACATACACACAAGCACAAATAGACCTCTGCGTTGTTTTCTTCCCTGTCTTTCCAGATTGCTGTCATGTTACTGGAAGGTGGCGCTAATCCAGATGCCAAGGACCACTATGAGGCTACAGCAATGCACCGCGCAGCAGCCAAGGGTAACTTGAAGATGATTCATATCCTTCTGTACTACAAAGCATCCACAAACATCCAAGACACTGAGGGTAACACTCCTCTGTAAGTGACAAGTAGCagtcatttgtattctgcctgGCATTAGCCCTCTTGCAATAAttcttgcatatttcttttttcattctgctTATAAATGCAATACATATTAATGGCAAAAAATTTGAAAGTACACAAaagtataaagagaaaaattaaaattacctaTTATCATGCCACCCAGAAATAACCCCTGATAACATCTTTGTGTATTGCCTCCCAGTTTTTTATATGCAAATGTGTGTATTTTACACACTTATTTTTCAACAAAATTGGGGTCATACTGTGTATGCagttatattttgttcttttcaccTCATAGCATATTGTGAGCATTTTCCATGCTTAAAACTTTTTATTGGTTGCATGCGATTCCATTTGATGAATCTGCCATTTAATCATTCCTCTTTTGCTGCATATTTAATTTGTTTGAGTTTtccactattataaataatgctacatTGACTAAAATTGTACAAAAACCTTTGGCCATATTTCTGATTATTACTTTAGTATAGACTCCTAGAAATTGAATTGCTAGgtcaacaaatacattttaagattATTGCTATATATTGCCAAATTGCTTCCAGAGGAGTTGTATCATTGTACCCTCCAAACAGCTATTTAAGAGTGCCTATTATTCCACACTAACACCAAAATTATGCTTTTGTTATGTGAAAATGGTATTTATAgttgtaatttacatttttattagtaaatttgaacattttttaatgccTATAGctcattatattttctaattgtaACTTTTTgtgtccctttttcttttccttttggggaattaatttatttttactggtTTTTAGGTGCTCTTGTCttgacatattaaaaatattaacctcCTTCAATgttagttgaaaatattttttctagtttgtcTTTTCATCCTGTTCATGAATTTGTCAAataacagaagtttttaatttctgtgtagcctaatttattaatctttcttcatGACTGGAAAGTTATTCCTCACTCTGAAATTAGttaaatattcacttttattgtaggtttttaaaactgtttctttGGTTTTGATCGAGGATTATTGTTTTGCATTTAACTCTTAAATCCgtctagaattttatttatgtgtatgaCCTAAAGCTGGCCTCTACCTTGATGTTTTTTTCCCACAGTTCTTGGCCACTTTTCTTCTTGGTTGAGTGGTgatgtttttttttaaccagaaattCTGTGAGTCTTCTCTTTAATCCAGAATGAGTTTCAACCTTTTCCAATTTGACTTTAAACTGACTtttaaaagtattgttttttttagctcaatttaaaaattttttaatttaattcaattaaaaaaaaaatctttcggCTCTACACcgtcactcagtggttagggcgccagccacatacaccgaggctggcaggttcaagcctggcctgggcctgctaaacaataatgacaactgcaatcaaaaaatagctgggtgctgtggtgggctcctatagtcccagctacttgggaggctgagacaagagaatctcttaaagcccaagagtttgaggttgctgtgagctgtgacaccacagcactgtaccaaggacgacatagtgagactctgtttcaaaaaaaaaactttcctcaAGTTCTAAGAGACACTGTTTAGAAAGACctaaatattctcttttcttcataaCTAAAATGGCATGATAGACCAGAGGAAATCTAGGGGTCTTGTAGTATATAGTTTAGGGTCCTGGGAAGAGCGTAGGATTTAGGATGGCTAGTTGCTGTTCACCCAATTCAAACTCTACTATTACTAACTATATTAAATTCTTGCATTAAGTAACTTACCTAAGTTATTTAATATTCCTGAGTCTTAATTTTCTGATCTATAACATGAGGTAGTAATTCCTTCCTTACTAGATTGTTGTGGGGTTTAAGTAAAATAACAAGTAAATAGAAATTTAAGAAGAGTACATGAGAATTAGCATAGAAGATTGTAAAAGTCTCATAATTcatcagattttaatttttttttaagacggagtcttactgtgtcgccctgggtagagtgccatgacatcacagcttacagcaacctcaaactcttgggcctaaccaattctcttgcctcagcctcccaagcagctgggactataggtgcccaccacaacgccctgctattttgttgttgtagttgtcattgttgtttggtaggctcaggccgggcttgaacccaccagcaccagtgtatgttgccggtgccctagccgctgggctataggcaccaagccaattcaTCAGATTTTAAACCCTGATGTGAGGAAAGTATTGTCACTTATTCTCGTAATTATTAGGAAAGTAAATAGAACTTCAAATGTGTGTAAAGATAACCTGACAGTTTTGTGACTTAGGTTTGAATGTGTGAAATTGCAACCTATTAAAGATTCCCTCCCACCAAAAAAATATAATACCAAGCCTGGCAAACTATAAGTGCCAGACAAAGGTTAATTTCCTTCGCTCAGTTTACCACTCGGCCATGTCAGCATAGGCAAGAACTTTAACCTCTCTCACCATTTCAGTGTTAAATGGTGATAACAATACCTTGCTAACTTGCAAGGTAGAAATATGGATCAAATGAGGTAAAATCTTTTATAAACTCCTTTTCCAAACTTCAAGCCAGATTGCCATTAACAGAATATGAATTGGGGCTTTTCTAAATTCTAACCCTGATATATTACATTTATGTTTGGGATAAACAAACTTCTGCTAatctctgtaaaatgaggaagttGTTGCTTAGGCTGGCATTTAAATCCCTTCTTCTGTTGTAAGTAGGATCAGAATTATGATTTATGATCTGGTAGCATAAGGCTGTTCTGCTGAATTTCAACttataaaccagtggttctcaacctgtgggtcgtgacccctttttaacaacaaaaatatgttGCGGCagtaggaagattgagaaccactgttgtaaaCAGTCTTCTCCATGCAGACTAATTTTTCTTTGCTGATGAAATTACTTTCCAGTTTTACCATGGCCTAATATGTACTTTAGAATACTTAACAGAAATCCTAACCATTACATACAGTTGGTAGTGATTAATTGGTCTTTGTGATCCCTGATTTCAGACACTTAGCCTGTGACGAGGAGAGAGTGGAAGAAGCAAAACTGCTGGTGTCCCAAGGAGCAAgtatttacatagaaaataaagaggaaaagacGCCCCTGCAAGTGGCCAAAGGTGGCCTGGGTTTAATACTCAAAAGAATGGTAGAAGGTTAAGCAGCTTGgatttattcttaattttgtatgtttttttgttgtccCCAGTGTCCTGGAAACTAATGTACTTGTGCATAAGGCATCATTAATGAATGATGAAGTTTTCTCACCATCAAAGTCTTACAAACATGTTAACTATTGTTCCTGCTGAGGTACTTGTTCTAAGCTTATAACTTGCTTTCTAGGCATGGAATAACTGTTGAGATTTTTCTGCTGTTACCATGTAGTATTCTGTATTGAATTTTGGTTAACTTTGAGTATGTGATTCTGTGGCTGTCATAAGTCTTCAGCACCCTCCCATGCACCTTCTGACCCCCTCTGAGGCAGAACAGTGCAACAGAACAGGTCAGTTGTTTTGCCAGATGGTTCTAAGTGGATTCTATAATGTTCAGTTGAAACACATCCTCACTTGTTTTTCAAGCCTCACTCAGGCCTATgccaaatatttctgttttttcaacCGTGAGGTTTAAGTTATTTTTGTGACAGGCCATGTATTTTAGCGGACCAAATTTTAAGTTGGAGGGCATGctctaaaaaattgaaaaacgaTAGCCCATGTACCCACGTATTTCTTTAATGACGCTTTTTCTCTCAAAATAACATGGAtggttttttaaaaggaagttctAAGGTACCTGTACTGAGTCATACTTTATGAAAAAGAACGTCAAGCTTGTTAAAACACGTAACAAAAATGtactttgatttgtatttcagaaactaaaaaataaaatgttgaaagtaTCTCCCAGTTTTTCTTTCAAACCAGTTTGGCATTCACTTAAGCCTTAAAAACCTTCTCACTTTTTGGTAACTCTAAAGTCAACAAAATTAGTGATACTTGGACTGCAgctgaaatctttaaaaatagtaatcTTCTGAATTGCTAATTAAATGTAGAACAAAAGGAAATTAGTATAAAGGAGCTCAATTTAGGGAAGTGTCTTAAATGATACTAGTCATAAAATCTAATGAACTCCAAGTGACTCtccaaattgttttttaatttgaattttgtgCTGCAAATATTGCTTGAAATAAGTGATCCACATGAGCTCACAAACTTGTAATAAGTGCAGGTCAAGGACTTAATAACCAGTAGCTAAAATGAGTTTTGTAAACATGAACTATGATATTGATAtacaaaccattttttttttttgggggggtagagtctcattttctcgccctggggtagagtggcgtggcatcataactcacagcaacctcaaactcctgagctcaagtgatcctcttgcctcagcctcccaagtagcggggattataggcacccaccacaactcctggctacttttttttttttttttttgagacagaacctcaagctgttgccctgggtagagtgctattgcatcattgctcacagcaacctccaactcctgtctcaagtaattctcctgcctccgcctcccaagtagctgggactacaggcgcctgccacagcgcccggctatttttttggttgtagccatcgttgtttggcgggcccgggctggattcgaacccgccagctcaggtgtatgtggctggcaccttagccccttgagccacaggcactgagccacttttttttttttttttcttaagagacggggtctctctcttactcaggatggtctggaatttctgagctcaggcaatctacccgcctcagcctcagagtgctaggctttcaggcatgagccactacacccagacTGATATACAAACCCTTTCTACATAAATATCTTGAGTACCACTCTTTACAATCAGGGAAGCATCTTATAGAACAAAACTTTTTGTATTAAATACCAGGGATAGAATTGATggcaaatgaaataatttatttccaaTATTAGTATAATCAGCAAAATTTTGCCTAATAAAGTCTTTTAGTACTGAAAgtgtttaattttcataaatactGAGTTTGTTGTCTGAGGTAGTAGATAGGCTTCGTGGATGTAAAAGATACTCATGCTAGTTCTTCAAGAAGAGTCCGTCAATGAGCAATACAGATGGAACTAAGCCGTAAGCAATTTGTAGGCTTTTGGCATTTAAATGAAGTAACTTGTTTTAGATCACTGATTGAGATAATCTGAGGATATTAATGTTCTTGGCTATTGATCAAATTATTACATGTTCAGGAACAAGAAACCTAACCTAGATGAAGCTAATTCAAGGTCAGCAGAttccaaaatgaattttaaaaaggtgaCAATTTAATTGTAAGCTTAACTGAGAATATAAGATGGAAGAAATAGGTCAATGGAAACGGTGGGAAAGTTTACATTcttaaatattatagaaaatttgcAGTTGTGAGATTCTGTGAGTTTCATGGTAAATTGTATTTACTACATAATCTTTGACTTCATAATTACACGATCCCATTTGGTTTCCCAATTCTCAACCACACCAACTACAATGAATTCCTTACATGGCTCTGTCTGCTGCTGTTTCCATATTCTGTTACACTATCAAGCCCCCAAATCAACTTGTCAGCAAGACTGATAGAGTAAGAGAATTCTGTACTTTGGTCTATGGCTCTAGCTTCACAGTTGCATTGACTGCCTGAAATTGAATGCCAGAATTTGTATGTGCACTTTTCTTGGGAAGAAGATTCATAGCTTTTAACAAATTCTCCAGGGATTTGTGACTCCCCAGAGGGTTAAGAATCCCAGGTTGAGGGAAAAAACAATACTAAATCAATTGTTAGAAGACGTAGGTTTTATAACAGTATGTGGTTCTACTACAgttcttaatttttaagtttttccatCCATTTCCACCATAGCCTTTAAGAAGGCAGAAATCATCTCCAATGTGTAGATGAAAGAATGCCCAGAGCTAGAGAAACAACTAGTGGTAAAATCTAGTGTTCCTGGATCATAATTCATCTTTTTGCCTCTATTCAAAAACAGTTGACCAGGTGGGAGGTGTGCTAGCATTTTGATAATAACAGACTGGCGGTAATGCCTACCATGGTGTTTTTCTTAAATTGTCTGTAACCTAAGAAATAACATTGGGTATATTTCTTAGTTCctgacacagagctcctaaatTTCTTGGGATTTCCTGGATGATTAGGAGCATCTTTTGTTCCAGTGAGGCATCTTACTGGGCTCCTGGATATCTTCAGAATGGGGGCTGGTAATAACCAAGCCTTGATTAGAAACTTGGCACTTTCATTCCCATCCCCCATCctccagggagagggaaggctggAAATTGAGTTAATAATCCATCATGTCTACAtgatgaagcctccataaaaatcccCGAACTACAAGGTTTGGTGAGCTTCCAGGTTGGTGAACACATCATGTGCTAAGAGAGTAGAGTAACCCAACTTCATGGGGACAGAAGCTTCTGTGCTCGAGACCCTTCTAGAACTTGTCCTATGATAGCTCTTCAGATGTATCCCTTATAATATAAACTGGTAAACAAAAGTAGAGTGTTTACAAACTGTGAACCACTATGGCAAATTATCAAACTTGAGGAGGAGGTTGCAGGATTCCCCAAGTGGTAGACAAGTTAGATAGAAGTGAGCACATAATAATTGTAACTGGCATTTGAAGGGGAAAGTCTTCTGGGACCTAACCCTTTAGGATCTGCTAACTCTGGGTAATGTCAGAATTAAACTAGATTGTAGGACACAGTGTCTGCAGAGAAGTGAATTGCTTGGTGTGGAAACCCTACATATTTGATGTCTTAAGTGTTGTGAGTAGAGGAATAGTTTTCCTTTATTAGCATATTGGTTTTGGTTTCCTGAAGCTCTCATTATCATCTCTgaattctttgtgttttttaaaccaAAGCTTCAAAGACAATTAGGATTATTTAGTCCTTGGTTTGAAATTTTTCTGAGGCCCTCTAACCAGTTTTCAGCTTGTAAACATTATAAAACAACCTTTTATTACTAAAACGTGGGTTTGTTTCATTGAAATTAGTAGTTTGGTGCAGTTGAAAAAGCATTACACTTGGAATCAGAGAATTTGGGTCCAGTTTTGACTTTGTGTAATGTCAGACAGATTATTTTACCTGTCTTTACTCAGGGAGTCTCCTCTGGGGGCCGAGAGAGAATGTATAAGAATGAACCAGCTTTCATGAACCGGCCTCCCCAACCAAGAATGTAATCCTACATCATCTCCCACCTCTAGCTCCATCATTGTTAGGAGTGAGCCATTGTGTGTGTTATAAACCTCAGGTGTACTAGAGTTGATAAAGGTTAAATATTACTGATTTCAAAGTTCTCTTCTAGCTCAGAAATTCTTGCTGAAAGTTCATCAAATTTGAGTTACATGCAGGCCAGTGCAAAAATTGCaaataggcagcgcctgtggctcaaaggggtaggacgccggccccatatgccggaggtggcaggttcaaactcagccctggccaaaaaaattgcAAACAGTAACTTCTCAGCATGCAATATTAAAGGAGAAAGTCACCTGGTGCTCTAAAGGGCATAAAAGATAATAAGTCTACGTGATTTCTCAGCTTTTGGTCAAGAATTACTATGTTTCTGTCTCTTTTCATCATAAATCACTGTCATTTCGAAGCCCTCCCCAGTGCAGTACAAATTCTAGCCTTTCTCTCCTGCAGTCAACACATTGTTGGTGTTAACACACAAGAACTTGTCATAGCGAAACTGTGTACTCATGAAGACAAGGGCTAGCTCTGATTCTGCTCACCATTGTACCATCAGCAGCAGCAACAGTCCTGGTTCACAGTAGCCATTAGTCCAGTAGTCCACCAGACCCAGTAGTCCAATGGGTgactgaataaacaaatgaattgaAACAGTCTAAGGACCTATAGCCAAAAGGCTGTTCTG includes:
- the PSMD10 gene encoding 26S proteasome non-ATPase regulatory subunit 10 isoform X1, producing the protein MEGCVSNLTVCNLAYSGKLEELKERILADKSLATRTDQDNRTALHWACSAGHTEIVEFLLQLGVPVNDKDDAGWSPLHIAASAGRDEIVRALLGKGAQVNAVNQNGCTPLHYAASKNRHEIAVMLLEGGANPDAKDHYEATAMHRAAAKDT
- the PSMD10 gene encoding 26S proteasome non-ATPase regulatory subunit 10 isoform X2; amino-acid sequence: MEGCVSNLTVCNLAYSGKLEELKERILADKSLATRTDQDNRTALHWACSAGHTEIVEFLLQLGVPVNDKDDAGWSPLHIAASAGRDEIVRALLGKGAQVNAVNQNGCTPLHYAASKNRHEIAVMLLEGGANPDAKDHYEATAMHRAAAKGNLKMIHILLYYKASTNIQDTEGNTPLHLACDEERVEEAKLLVSQGASIYIENKEEKTPLQVAKGGLGLILKRMVEG